Proteins from one Mercurialis annua linkage group LG7, ddMerAnnu1.2, whole genome shotgun sequence genomic window:
- the LOC126655036 gene encoding geranylgeranyl pyrophosphate synthase, chloroplastic — MSSVNLSSWIQTSSSIFNQASRSRSKPYYSHPSPFKPSNFSPLHSSPRNSISAIAYKEDNKTIQEFDFKNYMLQKAYSINQALDSAVSLREPAKIHESMRYSLLAGGKRVRPALCLAACELVGGNDSMAMPAACAVEMIHTMSLIHDDLPCMDNDDLRRGKPTNHIVFGEDVAVLAGDALLAFAFEHIAVSTLHVSADRVVRAVCELAKAIGAEGLVAGQVVDICSEGLAEVDLEKLEFIHVHKTAKLLECAVVLGGILGGGCDEEIERLRKYARSIGLLFQVVDDILDVTKSSQELGKTAGKDLVADKVTYPKLMGIEKSMEFAEKLNQEAQEQLVGFDPVKAAPLIALAKYIAYRQN, encoded by the coding sequence ATGAGCTCTGTAAATCTGAGTTCTTGGATACAAACCTCATCGTCAATCTTCAACCAAGCCTCCAGATCCAGATCCAAACCCTATTATTCCCACCCATCTCCCTTCAAaccctcaaacttttcacctttacATTCAAGTCCAAGAAATTCAATCTCAGCCATTGCTTACAAAGAAGACAACAAAACCATTCAAGAATTCGATTTCAAGAATTACATGCTTCAAAAAGCTTACTCAATTAACCAAGCTCTAGACTCAGCTGTCTCACTCCGTGAGCCAGCAAAAATCCACGAGTCAATGCGTTACTCACTTTTAGCCGGTGGCAAACGAGTCAGACCAGCCTTATGTTTAGCTGCATGTGAACTCGTGGGTGGCAATGACTCAATGGCTATGCCTGCAGCTTGTGCTGTTGAGATGATACACACCATGTCATTGATTCATGATGATCTTCCTTGCATGGATAACGATGATCTTCGTCGCGGAAAGCCCACGAATCACATTGTTTTCGGGGAGGATGTGGCGGTTCTTGCAGGTGATGCTTTGTTAGCCTTTGCTTTTGAACATATTGCTGTGTCAACTTTGCATGTGTCTGCTGATAGGGTTGTGAGGGCAGTTTGTGAGTTAGCTAAGGCAATTGGTGCTGAGGGTTTAGTTGCTGGTCAGGTTGTTGATATTTGTTCTGAGGGTTTGGCTGAGGTGGATTTAGAGAAGCTTGAGTTTATTCATGTGCATAAGACTGCTAAGTTGCTTGAGTGTGCTGTTGTGTTGGGGGGGATTTTAGGGGGTGGTTGTGATGAGGAGATTGAGAGATTGAGAAAATATGCTAGGAGTATTGGTCTGTTGTTTCAAGTTGTGGATGATATTCTTGATGTGACTAAATCTTCCCAAGAATTGGGGAAGACTGCGGGGAAGGATTTGGTTGCGGATAAGGTTACGTATCCGAAGTTGATGGGGATTGAGAAGTCTATGGAGTTTGCTGAGAAGTTGAATCAGGAAGCTCAGGAACAGTTGGTTGGTTTTGATCCTGTGAAAGCTGCTCCTTTGATTGCTTTGGCTAAGTACATTGCTTATCGGCAAAACTGA
- the LOC126656424 gene encoding UPF0496 protein At2g18630 isoform X2, producing MMGGQSSKKKGVETPQQPLSPPPPPPPPGPPPLQSKSNSQYTADLSSYEDACRQDPDLQSFDATLHKRTNRVINSLSTGVEVRALSFDSLKEVTNCLLDMNQDVVNVILQCKEDIWKNKELFYLVEEYFDSSAKTLDFCAALENCLKRARNSQLIIQVALRKFEEEVAFRDGVVEAKFVKTLEELGKFKAAGDPFNEEFFTLFQSVYKQQVSMLQKLQLRKKKLDKKMKSMKTWRMVSNVLFVSAFVSVLIFSVVAAAIAAPPVVIALASALAVPIGSVGKWCNSLWSNYTKELKGQKEIVSSMQVGTFIAIKDMDNIRVLVAKLEVEIESILQNVSIALLDEDALKIVIDEIKKKLNVFMETIEDLGEHASKCSRDITQARTVILQRIIRL from the exons ATGATGGGAGGACAATCTAGCAAGAAAAAGGGTGTTGAAACCCCACAACAACCACtttcaccaccaccacctcctccaccACCAGGACCACCACCGCTCCAATCTAAATCCAACTCCCAATACACAGCAGACTTGTCCTCATATGAGGATGCTTGTAGGCAGGATCCTGACCTGCAATCCTTTGATGCCACCCTTCATAAGAGGACTAACCGTGTTATAAACTCGCTTTCTACGGGTGTTGAAGTTAGAGCATTGTCTTTCGATTCTCTAAAAGAGGTCACTAATTGTCTTCTTGATATGAATCAAGATGTGGTTAATGTTATATTGCAATGCAAGGAAGATATATGGAAGAACAAAGAGTTGTTTTATCTGGTTGAAGAGTATTTTGATAGTAGTGcgaaaactttggatttttgTGCTGCCCTTGAGAATTGCCTGAAGCGAGCTCGGAATAGTCAATTGATCATACAGGTTGCTCTTAGGAAGTTTGAGGAAGAAGTAGCATTTCGTGACGGGGTCGTTGAGGCGAAGTTTGTAAAGACACTAGAGGAATTAGGTAAGTTCAAGGCAGCTGGTGATCCTTTTAATGAGGAGTTTTTTACGCTGTTCCAGTCCGTATATAAGCAGCAAGTATCGATGTTACAGAAGTTACAACTACGGAAGAAAAAGCTCGATAAGAAAATGAAGTCAATGAAGACATGGAGGATGGTATCAAATGTTCTGTTTGTTTCAGCATTTGTCTCTGTGTTGATTTTCTCCGTCGTAGCAGCAGCTATTGCTGCACCGCCTGTTGTTATAGCATTGGCAAGTGCACTGGCTGTTCCTATTGGCTCTGTCGGAAAATGGTGTAATTCGCTTTGGAGCAATTACACAAAAGAATTGAAAGGTCAGAAGGAGATTGTGAGCTCAATGCAGGTGGGAACTTTCATTGCAATCAAAGACATGGACAATATCCGGGTCCTTGTTGCCAAATTGGAAGTGGAAATTGAATCAATCTTGCAGAATGTTAGCATTGCCCTTCTAGATGAAGATGCTTTAAAGATTGTGATAGATGAGATCAAGAAGAAGTTGAACGTGTTCATGGAAACCATCGAGGATTTAGGCGAACATGCTTCTAAATGTAGCCGCGACATAACACAGGCAAGGACAGTGATCCTGCAACGGATAATCAG GCTTTGA
- the LOC126656424 gene encoding UPF0496 protein At2g18630 isoform X1, whose translation MMGGQSSKKKGVETPQQPLSPPPPPPPPGPPPLQSKSNSQYTADLSSYEDACRQDPDLQSFDATLHKRTNRVINSLSTGVEVRALSFDSLKEVTNCLLDMNQDVVNVILQCKEDIWKNKELFYLVEEYFDSSAKTLDFCAALENCLKRARNSQLIIQVALRKFEEEVAFRDGVVEAKFVKTLEELGKFKAAGDPFNEEFFTLFQSVYKQQVSMLQKLQLRKKKLDKKMKSMKTWRMVSNVLFVSAFVSVLIFSVVAAAIAAPPVVIALASALAVPIGSVGKWCNSLWSNYTKELKGQKEIVSSMQVGTFIAIKDMDNIRVLVAKLEVEIESILQNVSIALLDEDALKIVIDEIKKKLNVFMETIEDLGEHASKCSRDITQARTVILQRIIREVPGSS comes from the exons ATGATGGGAGGACAATCTAGCAAGAAAAAGGGTGTTGAAACCCCACAACAACCACtttcaccaccaccacctcctccaccACCAGGACCACCACCGCTCCAATCTAAATCCAACTCCCAATACACAGCAGACTTGTCCTCATATGAGGATGCTTGTAGGCAGGATCCTGACCTGCAATCCTTTGATGCCACCCTTCATAAGAGGACTAACCGTGTTATAAACTCGCTTTCTACGGGTGTTGAAGTTAGAGCATTGTCTTTCGATTCTCTAAAAGAGGTCACTAATTGTCTTCTTGATATGAATCAAGATGTGGTTAATGTTATATTGCAATGCAAGGAAGATATATGGAAGAACAAAGAGTTGTTTTATCTGGTTGAAGAGTATTTTGATAGTAGTGcgaaaactttggatttttgTGCTGCCCTTGAGAATTGCCTGAAGCGAGCTCGGAATAGTCAATTGATCATACAGGTTGCTCTTAGGAAGTTTGAGGAAGAAGTAGCATTTCGTGACGGGGTCGTTGAGGCGAAGTTTGTAAAGACACTAGAGGAATTAGGTAAGTTCAAGGCAGCTGGTGATCCTTTTAATGAGGAGTTTTTTACGCTGTTCCAGTCCGTATATAAGCAGCAAGTATCGATGTTACAGAAGTTACAACTACGGAAGAAAAAGCTCGATAAGAAAATGAAGTCAATGAAGACATGGAGGATGGTATCAAATGTTCTGTTTGTTTCAGCATTTGTCTCTGTGTTGATTTTCTCCGTCGTAGCAGCAGCTATTGCTGCACCGCCTGTTGTTATAGCATTGGCAAGTGCACTGGCTGTTCCTATTGGCTCTGTCGGAAAATGGTGTAATTCGCTTTGGAGCAATTACACAAAAGAATTGAAAGGTCAGAAGGAGATTGTGAGCTCAATGCAGGTGGGAACTTTCATTGCAATCAAAGACATGGACAATATCCGGGTCCTTGTTGCCAAATTGGAAGTGGAAATTGAATCAATCTTGCAGAATGTTAGCATTGCCCTTCTAGATGAAGATGCTTTAAAGATTGTGATAGATGAGATCAAGAAGAAGTTGAACGTGTTCATGGAAACCATCGAGGATTTAGGCGAACATGCTTCTAAATGTAGCCGCGACATAACACAGGCAAGGACAGTGATCCTGCAACGGATAATCAG gGAAGTTCCAGGAAGCTCTTGA
- the LOC126654473 gene encoding pentatricopeptide repeat-containing protein At2g01390 — protein sequence MVLLNGISKFHAKSLPVLYFKASNNCIHSLHQSKISRKPPKTVENPKLYTRNTVSTIYKLLKYSPWETAKQQISQLGINWDSYTVNQVLKTHPPMEKAWIFFNWVSEIKPFKHDHFTYTTMLDIFGEAGRIESMNYIFKLMKDKGIKIDAVTYTSVMHWVSRSGDVDGAVKIWEEMKEKCCDFGVVSYTAFMKILFDGKRVEEGVGVYKEMIESGICPNCYTYTVLVEFLVCSGKFQEALEIFRKMQEAGVQPDKAMCNIVVERCCKAGETNLMAQILQYMNENNLSLRYPIFQEALKTLKISGESDALLRQVNPHCTSKSNDHNESSELNITADDDPIDKGLLLTLLKRQNLAAVDHFLAGVIDKNIALESWIVSTIIDVNCNECRIDNALSAFEYSMKMGINLERTAYLSLIGMLIRSDTYPRVVEIFKEMIRAGHPLELYLSSMLIYRLGSARRPSYAANIFDLLPDKQKCTATYTAMISVYFSAGSPEKALKIYRTMKRKGINPSVGTYNILLTGLENSGKSFETESFRKEKKSKLADSYRSSSVPMEEKICDLLFAGSALSI from the exons ATGGTGCTATTAAACGGCATCAGCAAATTCCACGCAAAATCTTTGCCAGTTCTCTATTTCAAAGCTTCCAACAATTGTATCCATTCCCTTCACCAATCCAAAATCTCAAGAAAACCACCCAAAACAGTAGAGAATCCGAAACTTTACACCAGAAATACAGTCTCAACCATATACAAACTCCTAAAATATTCCCCATGGGAAACAGCAAAGCAACAGATTTCCCAACTGGGTATCAACTGGGATTCATACACAGTCAACCAAGTCTTGAAAACCCACCCACCCATGGAAAAAGCTTGGATCTTTTTCAACTGGGTATCAGAGATCAAACCCTTTAAGCATGATCACTTCACTTACACAACAATGCTTGACATTTTTGGTGAAGCTGGTAGAATTGAGTCCATGAACTATATCTTTAAACTAATGAAAGACAAGGGGATAAAAATTGATGCTGTGACTTATACTTCGGTTATGCATTGGGTTTCAAGAAGTGGTGATGTTGATGGGGCTGTGAAAATTTGGGAGGAAATGAAGGAGAAATGTTGTGATTTTGGTGTGGTTTCTTACACTGCTTTTATGAAGATTTTGTTTGATGGGAAGAGAGTTGAAGAGGGTGTTGGTGTTTATAAGGAGATGATTGAGTCTGGGATTTGTCCTAATTGTTATACTTACACTGTCTTGGTGGAGTTTCTTGTTTGTTCTG gGAAGTTCCAGGAAGCTCTTGAGATTTTTAGAAAAATGCAAGAAGCAGGGGTACAACCCGACAAAGCTATGTGCAATATTGTGGTTGAGAGATGTTGCAAAGCTGGTGAAACAAACTTGATGGCCCAAATTCTTCAATATATGAATGAAAATAATCTTTCACTTAGGTATCCCATCTTTCAGGAAGCACTCAAAACTCTAAAAATTTCAGGTGAGAGTGATGCCTTACTCAGGCAAGTTAATCCTCATTGCACTTCGAAATCTAACGATCACAATGAATCCTCTGAACTAAATATAACTGCTGATGATGATCCAATTGATAAAGGACTTCTGTTGACTCTCTTGAAAAGGCAAAATCTTGCAGCAGTTGATCATTTCCTTGCCGGGGTAATTGATAAGAACATAGCTTTGGAATCTTGGATCGTCTCGACCATTATTGATGTAAACTGTAACGAATGCAGGATTGATAATGCTTTATCGGCTTTTGAATACAGTATGAAAATGGGTATAAACCTCGAGAGAACAGCATATCTTTCTTTGATAGGCATGTTGATTAGATCAGATACATATCCAAGGGTTGTGGAGATTTTCAAGGAGATGATTAGGGCAGGGCATCCGCTTGAACTTTATCTAAGCTCTATGTTAATCTATAGGCTTGGATCTGCTAGAAGGCCTAGTTATGCTgcaaatatttttgatttattgcCTGATAAACAGAAGTGCACAGCTACTTATACTGCCATGATCAGTGTATACTTCTCTGCTGGAAGTCCGGAAAAGGCACTTAAAATCTATAGAACTATGAAAAGAAAGGGTATAAATCCTTCTGTGGGAACATACAATATTCTATTAACCGGTCTAGAaaatagtggtaaaagttttgaAACAGAGAGTTTCAGAAAGGAAAAGAAGAGCAAGCTGGCTGATAGTTATCGATCGAGCAGCGTCCCTATGGAGGAAAAGATATGTGATCTTCTTTTCGCTGGGAGTGCTCTTTCTATTTAG
- the LOC130014878 gene encoding uncharacterized protein LOC130014878, whose protein sequence is MVSTRSASKNSPPQKMKKSTSSPSSSKRKIEFNAIPATMKNRRKAVREDDDSDFEDFDIPPKKMDRPVSYAGLPKKDWDYYIQPSDRFPVKVTHHSGEKVISNIKKTLTPETLAKFSSTCFGKFIEMQDV, encoded by the exons ATGGTGTCAACTAGGTCAGCTTCCAAAAATTCACCCCctcaaaaaatgaagaaatcaaCATCTAGTCCGAGTTCtagcaaaagaaaaattgagtttAATGCAATTCCGGCGACAATGAAGAATCGTCGAAAGGCTGTGCGTGAAGATGACGACAGTGACTTCGAGGATTTTGATATCCCTCCGAAGAAGATGGATAGGCCTGTTTCATATGCGGGTTTGCCTAAAAag GATTGGGATTATTACATTCAACCCTCGGACCGTTTTCCTGTTAAGGTTACCCATCATTCCGGTGAAAAAGTTatttcaaacattaaaaaaactttGACTCCAGAAACATTAGCAAAATTTTCATCTACATGTTTTGGAAAATTTATAGAAATGCAGGATGTTTAA
- the LOC126655579 gene encoding uncharacterized protein LOC126655579 — protein sequence MGFLWHCKHGSWSVARLPGILGSSSGEAIPRILRWTVPLARAREFLTRNIFNQSAEDLKLCNLKPTEEERSVLVLDAMFLKGKRKVVFEETTHVGHRDSKLNGKIRKMYSEFSLFKSYVELQFAEVLSVLSELKSVLSLNDHRAHVTEDMPENVSAAKATQSMPKNSNDGADDAVERHTADNESALPILEQIQNDGNDVDKEPEDDFNCDTETVGHEEEINKVFYSFTRSLTRMFKHLFIF from the exons ATGGGTTTCCTTTGGCATTGCAAACATGGTTCTTGGAGTGTTGCCCGGCTGCCTGGAATTTTGGGAAGTTCTTCTGGCGAAGCTATCCCTCGTATATTGAGGTGGACAGTTCCACTTGCACGGGCTCGTGAGTTCTTGACACGCAATATTTTCAACCAATCTGCAGAAGat CTGAAATTGTGCAACCTAAAGCCAACTGAGGAAGAGAGGTCAGTTCTTGTGTTAGATGCTATGTTCTTGAAAGGAAAACGTAAAGTGGTCTTCGAGGAAACAACACATGTTGGACATAGGGATTCCAAGTTGAATGGAAAGATTAGAAAGATGTATAGCGAGTTCTCATTATTCAAGTCCTATGTTGAGCTTCAATTTGCTGAAGTGTTAAGTGTCTTGTCTGAGTTGAAGAGTGTTTTGAGTTTGAATGATCATCGCGCACATGTGACG GAGGATATGCCTGAAAATGTTTCGGCCGCAAAAGCTACCCAAAGTATGCCCAAGAACTCTAATGACGGGGCCGATGACGCTGTGGAAAGACATACAGCTGATAATGAATCTGCTCTGCCAATTTTGGAGCAGATTCAAAATGATGGGAATGATGTTGATAAGGAACCCGAAGATGACTTTAATTGTGATACTGAGACGGTTGGTCATGAAGAAGAAATTAACAAGGTGTTTTATTCATTTACGAG gtCTCTGACGAGAATGTTCAAACACCTGTTCATTTTTTGA
- the LOC126657775 gene encoding uncharacterized protein LOC126657775, translating to MDIPSTKRKGFHPLDDNLGIPTTFPDQIDFLCWIEVGLRQNRVRDVYTPKDNILAQALNFEVASISDKKWFYSMVYGGNFLDDSHIDIVMYYIRKKAKYNPHNGMRITTTDCLFDNRLMSLFKLYLKNKGDVTTIQDINIVTDYVQGHGMLCNTHWKDVDEVLFPMHLGKKNIGYWGA from the exons ATGGATATCCCTTCTACAAAGCGTAAAGGATTTCACCCCCTAGATGATAATCTTGGCATTCCTACAACTTTTCCAGATCAAATCGACTTCCTTTGTTGGATTGAAGTAGGACTTAGGCAAAATAGAGT GAGAGACGTATATACGCCAAAAGACAATATTTTGGCCCAAGCGTTAAACTTTGAAGTTGCAAGCATTTCCGATAAGAAATGGTTTTATTCTATGGTTTATGGCGGAAATTTTTTAGACGATTCT CATATCGATATCGTTATGTATTACATTCGCAAGAAAGCAAAGTACAATCCACACAACGGAATGCGAATAACGACAACAGACTGTTTATTTGACAACAGATTGATGAGTTTGTTTAAACTCTATTTGAAGAACAAGGGAGATGTAACAACAATCCAGGATATTAACATTGTGACTGATTATGTGCAAGGACACGGTATGCTATGCAACACACATTGGAAGGATGTCGACGAGGTCCTCTTCCCAATGCATTTAGGGAAAAAAAACATTGGATATTGGGGCGCTTAG
- the LOC126655583 gene encoding uncharacterized protein LOC126655583 yields MTTLKIILYCNGVWDDSFNYLNYKIKGVLLKEDTDFEMLKLLICGVLKENSWETNLDIKYQLEPNQQPVDIDDNESVQFYIELKRNKARMTHFPLCVTAKQVENHQLMIDINNVPLNNFEEEPMEESFSGNTSFDIVKYVELICKNSDCTEEETFSIPADSEIVSTTSVKEVYIGQVFKDKRYLQSCLSFYAIENHFQFKVSKSCTKEYLVNCIDDSCNWVVRASCDGKTKMFVIRRLNNIHTCPTEIRMEEKRQATAAIIGEVIKSRFFNVKTVYTPADIITDMQKKYGVVLSYNKAWRSRGNALDTVRGIPRESYSVLPSFLHMVRQTNPGSVVDLIRSEGNRFKYVFMALDASRKGWIYCRPVIVVDGTFLKSNYGGTLLTASTQDGNGKIFPLAFCVVDSENNESWKYFFIKLKETFEEKDNLCIVSDRHESISNAAGTVFPEARHVICMYHLLGNIKKHFRVNAKRLRDNFFGAARAYTLTGFNYFMEELDSMNAGIRPYLEGIGFDKWARSRAKANRYSTMTSNIAESINASLKAARELPISTLLEYVRRLVQEWTYKNRNIALSTGTKLTNRAENELRENYATSMTMKVIPSVTLIYSVEDGGGTMTVKLKEKECSCGRFQIDEIPCPHAIAVLTKFHLDPYQYCSQFFTKENFLKVYEAVVYPVPSKSEWDVPYEVESIEVRPPIVKLPAGRPKKQRIKGYAEGNGTINCSRCGKKGHNKKTCRGIPK; encoded by the exons ATGACGACATTGAAAATAATTCTTTACTGCAACGGCGTATGGGATGACAGTTTTAACTACTTGAATTACAAAATCAAAGGAGTTTTGCTTAAGGAGGACACGGATTTTGAAATGCTGAAATTGCTGATATGTGGTGTACTGAAAGAGAATAGTTGGGAAACCAATTTAGATATCAAATATCAATTGGAACCTAATCAGCAGCCAGTAGATATCGATGATAATGAAAGCGTGCAGTTCTACATAGaactgaaaagaaacaaagcgAGAATGACTCACTTTCCTTTGTGTGTCACGGCGAAACAAGTTGAAAATCATCAACTTATGATTGATATCAACAATGTAcctttgaataattttgaagaAGAGCCAATGGAAGAATCATTCTCAGGTAACACGAGCTTTGATATTGTGAAATATGTTGAATTGATATGCAAAAACTCAGATTGTACAGAAGAGGAGACCTTCAGTATACCAGCTGATTCAGAAATTGTGTCCACCACCAGTGTGAAAGAAGTTTATATTGGACAAGTATTCAAAGACAAAAGGTATCTTCAATCTTGTCTTAGTTTTTATGCAATTGAGaatcattttcaatttaaagTGAGTAAGTCGTGTACGAAGGAATATTTGGTAAATTGTATAGATGACAGTTGTAATTGGGTTGTGAGGGCTTCATGCGACGGGAAAACAAAGATGTTTGTTATTAGACGATTAAACAACATCCATACTTGTCCCACTGAAATCAGAATGGAAGAGAAACGGCAAGCAACCGCTGCAATAATTGGTGAAGTTATCAAATCGAGGTTCTTCAATGTCAAAACAGTGTACACGCCGGCAGACATCATAACTGACATGCAAAAAAAATATGGGGTGGTTTTGTCTTACAATAAGGCATGGAGGTCGAGAGGGAATGCGCTTGATACCGTTCGTGGTATACCGCGGGAATCGTATTCTGTTTTGCCTAGTTTCTTACATATGGTAAGGCAAACGAACCCCGGATCAGTTGTTGATTTGATTAGATCTGAAGGAAACAGATTTAAATATGTTTTCATGGCTCTGGATGCATCTAGAAAAGGTTGGATCTATTGTAGACCGGTTATTGTAGTGGACGGGACGTTTTTAAAATCGAACTACGGCGGAACCCTACTTACTGCATCGACACAAGATGGGAATGGTAAAATTTTTCCACTAGCATTTTGTGTAGTTGATTCCGAAAATAATGAATCctggaaatatttttttataaaactgaaAGAAACTTTTGAGGAGAAGGACAACTTGTGCATCGTTTCCGATAGGCATGAAAGCATATCTAATGCTGCAGGAACAGTTTTTCCAGAAGCTAGACATGTAATTTGCATGTATCATCTCTTGGGTAACATAAAAAAACACTTTAGAGTAAATGCGAAAAGGTTGAGGGACAATTTTTTTGGGGCTGCGAGAGCATATACATTAACTGGTTTTAACTACTTCATGGAAGAGCTCGATAGCATGAACGCAGGAATACGACCGTACCTTGAAGGAATTGGATTTGATAAATGGGCAAGATCACGTGCAAAGGCTAACAGATACTCTACAATGACATCGAACATTGCTGAGTCGATTAATGCATCGCTAAAGGCAGCCAGGGAATTGCCTATATCAACACTCTTAGAGTATGTGAGGCGTCTAGTCCAAGAGTGGACATATAAGAATAGGAATATTGCACTATCAACGGGGACGAAATTGACGAATAGAGCAGAAAATGAACTGAGGGAAAATTATGCGACATCTATGACAATGAAG GTTATACCATCTGTAACCTTAATATATAGTGTCGAAGATGGTGGTGGCACTATGACAGTGAAGCTAAAAGAGAAGGAGTGCTCTTGTGGAAGGTTTCAAATCGATGAAATCCCGTGCCCACACGCCATTGCAGTTTTGACCAAGTTTCATTTAGATCCATATCAATATTGTTCTCAATTTTTCACCAAGGAAAATTTTCTGAAAGTTTATGAGGCAGTTGTTTATCCTGTGCCTAGTAAAAGTGAATGGGATGTGCCTTATGAAGTTGAAAGTATTGAAGTTCGACCTCCTATCGTGAAGCTACCAGCGGGGCGACCaaaaaaacaaagaataaaGGGATATGCGGAAGGAAACGGAACAATCAACTGCAGCCGATGTGGGAAAAAAGGACATAATAAGAAGACTTGTCGGGGCATACCAAAGTAG